The following nucleotide sequence is from Primulina tabacum isolate GXHZ01 chromosome 2, ASM2559414v2, whole genome shotgun sequence.
CCTGAACTAACATCTCCTCCTGGCTCTCTCACTGAACATTTGTCGTGGAAGGACCTTATGTCCTATCAAAGTGACTTCACTGTCGTGGATACTTTTTCATTCCTTCAGTCTTTACCATTCGATAGGCCAGCCCGTCGTTCGATTTGCTTCATGATTAAGGTCGAAGATTACCCGTGGATTGAACACATGGCCAATGTGAGGAAGACTGCTGATCCATCGTCGATGCTATCCGAGTAACCATTCTTCACCCGAGATTCTTAGTTTGTGATGGGACATCTCCTCGTGATCAAAGCACTCATTCCTTTGAGTTTTACAATCCAGCATTGTACCCTTCTCAGCTCGCTTTATGCCCGAGTCTCCCTTCTAAAACATTGCATCTGCCACATTCCATCAACGACATGATGAAAACAGAGCTTTCCCAGAAAAAGTTCACTTCATTGTCTCTCATCGATTTGTCCGAGCAAGTGAAATTCTTGAAGAACCCTGTCATTGAACATCCCATTACCGTATCAGACGGCTATTCTGATTGGTGGGCTATGAGGTACACTTTTCTTGTTCCTACGGCGTTAAAGCTTTCAGGTACGCACATTCGCCCTTATACTTTTGTTGTGGTTTGTTATAGTCACTGCCTGAGATGTGTTATGTTTCTTTTTGCAGTTACTCAAGATATTCATAAAGCACTAGATCTGTCAGTTGCCCGAAACAACAAGAAAGGTACAGAACCACAAGTCGTCCCTGCCAAATTGCATACCCCTAAACGAGGAAAAAAGAAATCTGTGGCTCAACCATTGAGGAGACGAACTCGATCCACCACCCAACTGCCTCATGCAATTCACCCACTCACTTCCACTCCTGTGGTTGGTACTATGATAGTGGAAAATGATAACTCCTCTTCAACCTCTGGTCCTTCGGCTGATCAAGAAACCGAGTCAGATGATTATGTCCGATTGGCTACTCCTTTGGCCTCACTTAAACATAGGAAAGTTCTCCCAGAATGTCATTCTGATGACGTGGCAGAAAAACCTCTGAAGACCAGCTCTCAATATCAGGTAATAACCATTCTATTCTTCCTTTCGTTATCATTTGGATCTAACTTCCTCTTTGTCATTGTAGGATTTATCAACACAGCGGGCGATGGTCTCTTCTGTCGAAGAGATTTTGGACTTCGACTTCAGCTTCCTAGACTCGAGACCATCCCATGTGGCCTCTTCTTCGAATCTCCCCTCTGGCTTGGAGCTAGCCACCGCAAAAGCTTCACTGCGTCATTTTCTGAACATGAATCTCAATGCCTTAGGGGACCTGGAAAAAAACACCATTTTGTCTGCTGTGTCTATTTTGAAAAGCAGCCCTGATTTCCTCCTATTCCCACTACATGACGTGCTGAATGCTTTGCCAACCATATTCTTGGCTTTTCAGGACTCAAGTTCTACGTGTTCGGAGATGTTAATTCAGGTGCAGAACTTCaaagagcaaaaaaaaaaaattttgatggCATGCTCTCTGAAAGAAAAATCGCTCTATCCATTTTACATCAAAAAAACGCGGAGTTTGACGCCAAGGAAGAATTAGTAAAGAAGTTAAAGATGGAACTCGCCCAACACAAAGCTGACATGGTAACCCTTCTACATGACAGTGAGGTTTTAAAAGTTTCCACTGATAGACTCAAGGTTGATATCCAAGGCCTGGGCGAAGAGTTAGTAAGTCAAAAACATGCATATCAACAGTGGAAAGACGCCCTGAAAACAGCGGAACATACTCGGGCAGAGTGCCTGTCTAAGTGGGAGGAATTACGCCATCTTGACCTTTCTTAAATGCTCATGCACCACCATTTAACATTTCAGTTTGTTATTTTGTTCGATGCTCAGACTGTCTTATGGTAGTTCTTTTAATTTGTTGTATTTCTTTGCCATGATTTGGCTTACTGTTAAATTTTGGGTGCTAGAATTATATCATATCTGTTGCTGGGTTTGTCCACTGGTGTTTGTACAGATTTGTATTTCTGGGATGTCAAGATTACAGGGGAAAATCTGCCCAAATTTCTGTAaaagtaaattaaaaaaaaaaacacacaacgGCAAAATAGCCTGTTTCCTTCAATATTATCACCACACGCTATCACCATTGCTCATTGTCACCCATACTTTCCAAATAACATCAAATTATCGAAATATATAATAAACGCACTCTACACGTCATAAATTTGG
It contains:
- the LOC142537926 gene encoding uncharacterized protein LOC142537926, which produces MMKTELSQKKFTSLSLIDLSEQVKFLKNPVIEHPITVSDGYSDWWAMRYTFLVPTALKLSGTHIRPYTFVVVCYSHCLRCVMFLFAVTQDIHKALDLSVARNNKKGTEPQVVPAKLHTPKRGKKKSVAQPLRRRTRSTTQLPHAIHPLTSTPVVGTMIVENDNSSSTSGPSADQETESDDYVRLATPLASLKHRKVLPECHSDDVAEKPLKTSSQYQDLSTQRAMVSSVEEILDFDFSFLDSRPSHVASSSNLPSGLELATAKASLRHFLNMNLNALGDLEKNTILSAVSILKSSPDFLLFPLHDVLNALPTIFLAFQDSSSTCSEMLIQVQNFKEQKKKILMACSLKEKSLYPFYIKKTRSLTPRKN